One Phoenix dactylifera cultivar Barhee BC4 chromosome 8, palm_55x_up_171113_PBpolish2nd_filt_p, whole genome shotgun sequence genomic window carries:
- the LOC103711002 gene encoding transcription factor bHLH143-like, with translation MGKDFDPWIHCPHAPWRFSSCASSPRQPDAGPQNTNSMMFPTYFNPYGCAFSGNAAPLFPVFQAQKTPPKTPASIPPSIHTYGPTGFAADSQKRFLVFDHSGDQTSLIFSSSGTPFASPIPMNRAPDMQGSNETNVSDGGHGGEEMHEDTEEIDALLYSDSDDEQEEEAASTGHSPVKMAAADSVEEVASSTVRAKRRRFDPELDASLVDTASSVVADHCHDLCSSAYRNKDTSDDAESSCVRGGEKRRLVEEEPEVRSDSNHGSKRLKRTRIQETVGVLRRIIPGGKGKDAATILDEAIRYLRSLKLKAKALGATPL, from the coding sequence ATGGGGAAGGACTTCGATCCTTGGATCCACTGCCCGCACGCACCATGGCGATTTAGTAGCTGTGCGAGTAGTCCCCGGCAACCCGATGCCGGGCCGCAGAACACCAATTCCATGATGTTTCCTACTTACTTCAACCCTTATGGGTGTGCCTTCTCTGGCAATGCCGCCCCTCTTTTCCCTGTGTTTCAAGCACAGAAAACGCCGCCGAAGACACCGGCATCGATCCCGCCTTCCATCCACACCTATGGACCGACAGGATTTGCTGCTGATTCTCAGAAGAGATTCCTGGTTTTCGATCACTCCGGGGATCAAACGAGCTTAATCTTCAGCTCATCCGGCACCCCGTTTGCGAGTCCGATACCCATGAATCGAGCACCGGACATGCAGGGCAGCAACGAGACCAATGTTTCCGATGGCGGTCATGGCGGCGAGGAGATGCATGAAGACACCGAAGAAATCGATGCACTTCTGTACTCGGACTCTGATGATGAGCAGGAGGAAGAAGCAGCGAGCACGGGGCACTCTCCGGTCAAGATGGCAGCAGCAGATAGTGTTGAAGAGGTCGCCAGCTCTACCGTGCGAGCCAAGAGAAGAAGATTTGATCCGGAACTCGACGCATCGCTCGTGGATACAGCGAGCTCGGTGGTAGCTGATCACTGCCATGACTTGTGCTCCTCCGCCTATAGGAACAAAGATACCAGCGATGACGCCGAGTCCAGCTGTGTGAGGGGTGGCGAGAAAAGAAGGCTGGTGGAAGAAGAGCCCGAAGTACGCAGCGACTCCAACCATGGAAGCAAGCGTCTGAAGAGGACGAGGATACAAGAGACTGTCGGCGTACTGCGAAGAATCATTCCGGGCGGAAAGGGCAAAGACGCGGCCACCATTCTCGACGAAGCCATTCGCTACCTCAGATCCCTCAAGCTGAAAGCCAAGGCTCTGGGTGCCACTCCACTGTAG
- the LOC103711001 gene encoding protein EMBRYO DEFECTIVE 514-like isoform X2: protein MVERSLEEERLEKMEDKKEGGEDSKEEEEEEEEEEGGGREDKESMTVSLGPKVFDSSKEMFDYYFNLLRHWSLNLDINEYEHMVLLDILQRGHPEPDKKIGEGIRAFQVRYRPAWKSRCFFIVWVDGADDDFSFRKCIDQILPSPEHMKAQSVSNGDQVGRRQGGNSGRCHGRRGGRISLLVFCLLASLQNLTGEHSCFHLLLVVKG, encoded by the exons ATGGTAGAGAGGTCTCTGGAAGAAGAAAGGCTCGAGAAGATGGAAGATAAGAAGGAGGGGGGAGAGGAttcgaaggaggaggaggaggaggaggaagaagaagaaggaggaggcagGGAGGACAAGGAATCGATGACGGTGAGCCTGGGGCCGAAGGTGTTTGACTCGTCGAAGGAGATGTTCGACTACTACTTCAATCTCCTACGTCACTGGTCTCTCAATCTCGATATCAACGAG TACGAGCACATGGTGCTGTTGGACATTCTGCAGAGGGGCCATCCGGAGCCTGACAAGAAGATCGGAGAAGGGATCCGAGCATTCCAGGTCCGGTACCGGCCGGCGTGGAAAAGTCGATGCTTCTTCATCGTTTGGGTTGATGGAGCCGATGATGATTTCAGCTTTCGTAAATGTATCGATCAGATCCTCCCATCGCCTGAACACATGAAAGCCCAGTCAGTCTCAAATGGCGACCAGGTTGGCCGAAGGCAGGGAGGAAATAGCGGGCGATGCCATGGCAGGAGAGGTGGGAG AATTTCACTGTTGGTCTTCTGCTTGCTGGCTAGTCTTCAGAATCTCACTGGTGAACATTCTTGCTTTCATCTGTTGCTAGTGGTAAAAGGGTAG
- the LOC103711001 gene encoding protein EMBRYO DEFECTIVE 514-like isoform X1, protein MVERSLEEERLEKMEDKKEGGEDSKEEEEEEEEEEGGGREDKESMTVSLGPKVFDSSKEMFDYYFNLLRHWSLNLDINEYEHMVLLDILQRGHPEPDKKIGEGIRAFQVRYRPAWKSRCFFIVWVDGADDDFSFRKCIDQILPSPEHMKAQSVSNGDQVGRRQGGNSGRCHGRRGGRYVLSLHVDLLFIELCLLFHLNKRHASSSSMD, encoded by the exons ATGGTAGAGAGGTCTCTGGAAGAAGAAAGGCTCGAGAAGATGGAAGATAAGAAGGAGGGGGGAGAGGAttcgaaggaggaggaggaggaggaggaagaagaagaaggaggaggcagGGAGGACAAGGAATCGATGACGGTGAGCCTGGGGCCGAAGGTGTTTGACTCGTCGAAGGAGATGTTCGACTACTACTTCAATCTCCTACGTCACTGGTCTCTCAATCTCGATATCAACGAG TACGAGCACATGGTGCTGTTGGACATTCTGCAGAGGGGCCATCCGGAGCCTGACAAGAAGATCGGAGAAGGGATCCGAGCATTCCAGGTCCGGTACCGGCCGGCGTGGAAAAGTCGATGCTTCTTCATCGTTTGGGTTGATGGAGCCGATGATGATTTCAGCTTTCGTAAATGTATCGATCAGATCCTCCCATCGCCTGAACACATGAAAGCCCAGTCAGTCTCAAATGGCGACCAGGTTGGCCGAAGGCAGGGAGGAAATAGCGGGCGATGCCATGGCAGGAGAGGTGGGAGGTATGTTCTCAGCCTACATGTTGATCTCTTATTTATTGAGCTTTGTCTATTATTTCATCTAAACAAACGTCATGCAAGCTCCAGTTCTATGgattaa